AGTATTACTAACAAACATTGAGAACAATGCGGTGATCAAAAGGAAACCCAAAAGCACATTCTCACTTTTGGTTCCGAAAGGCTTCAGAAGTACTTTTGCCAACTGGGCATCAAGACCGGTCTTGGTGGCTGCAATAGCCAAGACAAATCCACCGATAAAGAGCATAATCACGGGGTCGGCAAAGCACGACATGATGCCCTTATAGCTAAGCAATGGGCCAACCACCTCTTCATCACACATGAAATTGACACCACTATTTGAAGTAAACAGGAGCATCAACACAATAATGGCAACCGATGTGGCCCACGAAGAAACCACTTCCATCACCCACATCAGTGTGGCAAAAGCAAAAATAGCGATAATACGTTGTTGAACAATGTTAAGTCCATCAATACCAAATGCCGAAGTAGGAAGATTCCACAACAGAAGTGTAACAAAGAGGACAATGAATGCTTGGAAAGACTTCTTGAATACTTTCCCGGGTTGGTATTTCTCCTCCTGACGCAACTTATGATAGGTCTCTACGAGGTGAAATCCTGTAAAACTCTTGAACATAGAAAAATTACAAAAAAATTTAGAATTTATTAGGTCGGTAATAATTTACCTTTAACGGAGTGCAAAGGTACAACTTTTTTTGTTTCTACAAGTTTTATTCCGCACTTTTCATACTTATTCTTCTGGATTTTTATTCAAAAAGCGCGAGAATCGTCACAAACGGTCTTGACACAACACATAAAATAAGGTAAAAAGAACAAAAAGTGCATTCCATTTGATGTTATTCTATCTGTTTTTTTGTAACTTTGCAGCCCTAAAGTTCGACACATTATTATAACGTTATAAAAATACAAAAAAAATGGCAGACGCAAAGAAAATCAAGACTGCACTCATTTCAGTATTCCACAAGGACGGATTGGACGACTTACTCAAGAAATTGAACGAAGAGGGTGTTAAATTCTTATCTACTGGCGGTACTCAGACCTTCATCGAATCTCTGGGCTACGAATGTCAGAAAGTTGAAGACGTTACCACCTACCCTTCTATCCTTGGTGGCCGTGTAAAGACTCTTCACCCCAAAGTATTCGGAGGAATCTTGGGCCGTCGCGACAATGAAGGCGACCGTGAACAGATGGCCAAGTATGAGATTCCTGAAATTGATCTTGTCATCGTTGACCTCTATCCTTTCGAGCAGACCGTTGCCAGCGGTGCATCTGAAGCCGACATCATCGAGAAGATTGACATCGGCGGTATTTCATTGATCCGTGCAGGAGCAAAGAACTTCAAAGATGTAGTGATTGTACCCTCTAAAGCTGAATATAGCGTATTGCTTGACATCCTGAACAAGAAAGGTGCCCAGACCGATATCGAAGACCGTCGCATGTTTGCAACACGCGCCTTCGGTGTAAGTTCGCACTATGATACTGCAATTCACACTTGGTTTGCTAATAAATAATCAGAATGGGATTTTTCAGTTTCCGACAAGAGCTGGCCATGGACCTTGGCACAGCAAACACTATTATCATCTGCGACGATAAGATTGTGGTTGACGAGCCATCTGTCGTTGCTCTGGACCGTCGTACCGACAAGATGATTGCCGTAGGCGAGAAGGCCAAGATGATGTATGAGAAAACTCACGACAATATCCGCACCATCCGTCCTTTGCGCGACGGTGTGATTGCCGACTTCTCTGCCTGTGAGCAGATGATGCGTGGTCTGATTAAGATGGTTCACACCGGACGTCATTTCTTTTCACCATCATTGCGTATGGTAATCGGTGTACCCAGCGGTTCTACTGAAGTGGAGTTGCGTGCTGTACGCGACTCAGCCGAGCATGCCGATGGCCGCGATGTTTACCTGATTTTCGAGCCAATGGCAGCTGCTATTGGTATAGGTATTGACGTAGAAGCTCCTGAAGGCAACATGATTGTTGACATTGGTGGTGGTTCTACCGAGATTGCAGTTATCTCGCTGGGTGGCATCGTATCGAACAACTCTATTCGTACTGCAGGTGACGATTTGACTGCCGATATTCAGGAATACATGAGCCGTCAGCACAATGTAAAGGTGTCTGAGCGCATGGCCGAGCGTATTAAGATTCACGTAGGCTCTGCACTTACTGACCTTGGCGATGATGCTCCTGAAGATTATATCGTACATGGTCCTAACCGTATCACCGCACTGCCCATGGAAGTGCCTGTCTGCTATCAGGAAATAGCCCACTGTCTGGACAAGACCGTTGCCAAGATTGAGAATGCTGTGCTCTCAGCACTTGAGAATACACCACCCGAACTGTATGCCGACATTGTAAAGAACGGTATCTACCTCAGTGGTGGCGGCGCTTTGCTGCGCGGATTAGACAAGCGTCTGGAAGACAAAATCAACATTCAGTTCCACGTGCCCGAAGATCCCTTGCACTCAGTGGCAAAGGGTGCTGGCATTGCATTGAAGAATGTGGATCGCTTCTCATTCCTGATGCGATAAAACTCTGAGTTCTGAATTTGTTATTCATGGACAATCTCTGGTCGTTTATCGAAAATCATTTCCACTGGCTGCTCTTCATCATTTTGGAGGCAGTCAGTGTTGTCATGATATTCAGTTACAACAGTTATCAGGGAAGCGTATGGGTTTCTTCGGCCAACGCTTTCGCAGGCAAAGTCTATGAATGGCAATCAGGCGTAGAGCATTTCTTTTCGCTCACAGACCAGAATGCGATACTCACCCAAAGAAACATCGCACTGGAACATGAGTTGGACTATTTGCGCCAACAACTGACCGACAAAGAGGTTGCCGACAATGGTACAAAAAGCTACACTCCTGGTATGGACAGCGTAATGAGAGAACTTCACCTGATTCCTGCTAAGGTGATAGCAAACTCAGTGACGAACTCGGAGAATCTGATCACTATCGACAAAGGCAGTTCCAACGGTATAAGACCTGACATGGGCGTGATTTGCGGTTCAGGTGTTGTGGGTGTCGTTTACCTGACAAGTTCCCACTACTCAGTAGTAATTCCAGCCTTGAACAAGCGTTCGCGCATCAGTTGTTCCATCCGCGGAAGAGACTATTTCGGCTATCTCACATGGACAGGTGGCGATCCTACGAAAGCCTATGTTGAAGATATGCCCCGCCATGCCAAGTTCAAACGTGGCGACTGGGTTGAGACAAGTGGTTATTCCAGCATCTTTCCCCATGGTGTTGCTGTAGGTAAGATAGAGAAAATCTTCAATTCAAAAGACGGACTCTCCTACAGACTGCAGATAGGATTGTCAACCGACTTTGCCCGATTACGCGATGTATGCGTTATCAATGACAGCACCATGGTAGAACGCATGCGCCTCAATGAGGCCACCAACGATTCGCTGATGCTGATGCCTATAAAAGAATAAGGAACGAAAAGTCTATGAACATCGACACACTGAAACGACTACTGCTCTTCTTCCTGCTCGGACTGACACAGGCACTGGTATTCAACCGCATACTACTCTTTGGTTGCGGAATGCCTTTCTTGTATATTTATTTTGTGCTGATGTTTCCTCGCAGCTACCCGAAATGGGGCATGTTGCTGTGGAGTTTCTGTATGGGCTTGGTGGTCGATATGTTCTCTAACACGCCAGGTCTGGCCTGTGCATCGCTCACCCTGATAGCAGCACTGCAACCCTACCTGCTGGAACTTTTCCTGCCACGTGATGCCGATGACAACATCATACCTTCCGCCCACACACTTGGATGGGATAAGTTTGCATCATTCACTTCTATTCTCACTGTCATATTCTGTGTCACCTTCTTCACACTTGAGGCCTTTACCTTTTTTAACTGGCTTCAGTGGCTTCAGTGTGTAACGGGTAGCGCCATTCTCACTATTCTGCTGATTCTCACACTCGAAAATATCCGAAAGTGAAAGACTACTCACTGGAAAACCGTAAATACGTGATTGGTGGTGTGGCCGTACTCATTGTTGCGGTCTATATCATCCGACTGTTTGTTCTCCAGCTGATGAGTGACGACTATAAGAAGAATGCCGACTCAAATGCTTTCCTAAAGAAAGTCGAATACCCCTCTCGAGGTGTTATCCGTGACCGTAACGACCAGTTGCTGGTGTACAATCAGCCCGCTTACGACGTGATGGTAGTGATGAACGAAGCCAAGGACCATCTGGACACGCTTGAATTCTGTGAGGCTCTTGGTATCACACGCATGGAGTTCGACAGCCGTATGGAAACCATTAAGGACCGTTCGCGCAATCCCGGCTATTCCCGTTTCACAGAACAGATGTTCATGAGTCAGCTCAGCGACAAGGACTTCTCCGTGTTTCAGGAAAAGATGTATCGTTTTCCCGGTTTCTACATCCAACGCCGTAGCATCCGCCAGTATCAATATCCCTATGGCGCTCATGTATTGGGCGATGTGGCTGAAGTGTCGCCAGACGATATTGAGGCAGACGATTATTACCAGCCTGGCGACTATATCGGAAAGCTGGGTGTTGAACGCAGTTATGAGAAACAGCTACGTGGCGAGAAAGGTGTACAGATTTTGCTTCGCGATGCCCACGGCCGTATCAAGGGAAGTTATAAGAATGGTGAACTCGACCGTCGTCCTATACCTGGCAAAGATTTAACGCTGGGTATCGACTATAAACTTCAGGCACTTGGTGAACGACTCATGGAAGGCAAGATAGGAAGTATTGTTGCTATTGAGCCAAAGACGGGTGAGGTGCTCTGTATGATCAGTTCTCCTTCCTACGATCCGAGAATGATGGTGGGCCGCAAACGTTCGAAGAGTCATCGCGAGCTAAGTCGCGACACATGGAAACCGCTGCTGAACAGAAGTATCATGGGCCAATATCCACCGGGCTCTACCTTCAAGACCTCGCAAGGACTGACTTTCCTGAGTGAAGGCATCATTACCCCACAGACGTCCTACCCTTGCTATCACGGCTTTGTATTCAAAGGTCTGCGCGTGGGTTGTCACGGTCACGGATCGCCTCTGCCTTTGGTTCCCGCTCTGAGTACATCGTGCAACGGTTTCTTTTGCTGGGGACTCTACTACATGATAAGCAATAAGAAATACGGTTCAGTACAAAATGCAATGAACGTATGGCGCGACTATATGGTATCCATGGGATTTGGCTACCGTCTGGGTATCGACCTTCCCGGCGAGAAGCGCGGTCTTATTCCCAATGCGCAGTTCTACGACAAAGCCTATAAAGGATCGTGGAATGCATTGACCATTATCTCCATCTCTATCGGACAGGGCGAGGTAAACCTCACACCGCTCCAGATAGCCAACCTCGGTGCTACGATTGCCAACCGAGGCTATTACATCACTCCTCACGTGGTGAAGAAAGTGCAGGGCGAGCCCCTCGACACCCTCTACACCAAGCGACACTATACAATGGCCAAGCGTGAAGCCTACGACTATGTGGTTCAAGGAATGCGCGCTTCAGCACTTGGCGGCACTTGCAGTGCACTGGCCCATTACGATTTCGAGGCATGCGGCAAGACAGGAACAGCTCAGAACCGCGGTCATGACCACTCGGTGTTTATGGGCTTTGCTCCGATGAACGACCCGAAGATAGCGATTGCCGTATATGTAGAGAATGGTGGTTGGGGCGCCACCTACGGTGTGCCTATCGGCGGTTTGCTCATGGAACAATATCTGCATGGCAAACTGTCGGAAGCTTCAGAAGCCAAGGCACAGTCTATTCAGGAAAAACGAATTAACTATGGCACGGACAGTAGGTAGTAGTAATAAAGAACGCGGCGTACTTCGCTCACTTGACTGGTGGACGATTTTCATCTACGTGGCCCTGCTCGTCTTCGGATGGCTCAGTGTGTGCGGAGCCAGTTACACCTATGGCGATACCGACCTCTTTTCTTTGTCAACCCGTTCTGGCATGCAGATTGTATGGATAGGCACCTCACTGATGCTGGCACTTACGCTGCTACTGCTTGACGACAGCTACTACGACACCTTTGCCTATGTCATTTTCGCCATATTGCTCTTGTTGCTCTTTGCTACTATTTTCAATCCCCACTCCATCAAAGGCTCCAGGTCGTGGCTGGTAT
The sequence above is a segment of the Prevotella sp. E9-3 genome. Coding sequences within it:
- a CDS encoding IMP cyclohydrolase, with translation MADAKKIKTALISVFHKDGLDDLLKKLNEEGVKFLSTGGTQTFIESLGYECQKVEDVTTYPSILGGRVKTLHPKVFGGILGRRDNEGDREQMAKYEIPEIDLVIVDLYPFEQTVASGASEADIIEKIDIGGISLIRAGAKNFKDVVIVPSKAEYSVLLDILNKKGAQTDIEDRRMFATRAFGVSSHYDTAIHTWFANK
- a CDS encoding rod shape-determining protein — protein: MGFFSFRQELAMDLGTANTIIICDDKIVVDEPSVVALDRRTDKMIAVGEKAKMMYEKTHDNIRTIRPLRDGVIADFSACEQMMRGLIKMVHTGRHFFSPSLRMVIGVPSGSTEVELRAVRDSAEHADGRDVYLIFEPMAAAIGIGIDVEAPEGNMIVDIGGGSTEIAVISLGGIVSNNSIRTAGDDLTADIQEYMSRQHNVKVSERMAERIKIHVGSALTDLGDDAPEDYIVHGPNRITALPMEVPVCYQEIAHCLDKTVAKIENAVLSALENTPPELYADIVKNGIYLSGGGALLRGLDKRLEDKINIQFHVPEDPLHSVAKGAGIALKNVDRFSFLMR
- the mreC gene encoding rod shape-determining protein MreC; this translates as MDNLWSFIENHFHWLLFIILEAVSVVMIFSYNSYQGSVWVSSANAFAGKVYEWQSGVEHFFSLTDQNAILTQRNIALEHELDYLRQQLTDKEVADNGTKSYTPGMDSVMRELHLIPAKVIANSVTNSENLITIDKGSSNGIRPDMGVICGSGVVGVVYLTSSHYSVVIPALNKRSRISCSIRGRDYFGYLTWTGGDPTKAYVEDMPRHAKFKRGDWVETSGYSSIFPHGVAVGKIEKIFNSKDGLSYRLQIGLSTDFARLRDVCVINDSTMVERMRLNEATNDSLMLMPIKE
- the mreD gene encoding rod shape-determining protein MreD, whose protein sequence is MNIDTLKRLLLFFLLGLTQALVFNRILLFGCGMPFLYIYFVLMFPRSYPKWGMLLWSFCMGLVVDMFSNTPGLACASLTLIAALQPYLLELFLPRDADDNIIPSAHTLGWDKFASFTSILTVIFCVTFFTLEAFTFFNWLQWLQCVTGSAILTILLILTLENIRK
- the mrdA gene encoding penicillin-binding protein 2 produces the protein MKDYSLENRKYVIGGVAVLIVAVYIIRLFVLQLMSDDYKKNADSNAFLKKVEYPSRGVIRDRNDQLLVYNQPAYDVMVVMNEAKDHLDTLEFCEALGITRMEFDSRMETIKDRSRNPGYSRFTEQMFMSQLSDKDFSVFQEKMYRFPGFYIQRRSIRQYQYPYGAHVLGDVAEVSPDDIEADDYYQPGDYIGKLGVERSYEKQLRGEKGVQILLRDAHGRIKGSYKNGELDRRPIPGKDLTLGIDYKLQALGERLMEGKIGSIVAIEPKTGEVLCMISSPSYDPRMMVGRKRSKSHRELSRDTWKPLLNRSIMGQYPPGSTFKTSQGLTFLSEGIITPQTSYPCYHGFVFKGLRVGCHGHGSPLPLVPALSTSCNGFFCWGLYYMISNKKYGSVQNAMNVWRDYMVSMGFGYRLGIDLPGEKRGLIPNAQFYDKAYKGSWNALTIISISIGQGEVNLTPLQIANLGATIANRGYYITPHVVKKVQGEPLDTLYTKRHYTMAKREAYDYVVQGMRASALGGTCSALAHYDFEACGKTGTAQNRGHDHSVFMGFAPMNDPKIAIAVYVENGGWGATYGVPIGGLLMEQYLHGKLSEASEAKAQSIQEKRINYGTDSR